One stretch of Trichomycterus rosablanca isolate fTriRos1 chromosome 3, fTriRos1.hap1, whole genome shotgun sequence DNA includes these proteins:
- the LOC134310961 gene encoding zinc-binding protein A33-like: MDSSLSLEIQCSMCLCDFTDPVTLPCEHSFCHHCITGHLQTSLGPSCCPECRSPYTDQDLRRNRLLRNMTDTVRGHLENQQTRSISCPPSRAPSNTLICTEHDEILKLFCVTDQKLVCVVCRDGEKHRGHEFKPVKEAAQGVKSTVKGTLGFLIKENKELDHLSNKQTLEATKTQMRSKDLKAQISAEFEEMHRFLRKKEEEVKKKLDTEETNIVEKMCRNKYIINERLMTGKELEIICQSALDIDQPDHFLQWWNEKGLSVTEGMKAKSNKGPEIKYNSRVKDLKVMPHTLFLGPLETHLKFFVWKEMLETIKPVPELLNLKDTTDSYLKLSPGKLSVRQADRQSGYYKEYNPGVISTETYDRGQHYWEFEVGKKLDWSIGVTTEMKKKAKEKQTNEVHLHLKHDKGYTLTSHDKEMSIGIKRKPSQIGLYLDCERKVVSFYDADIMSLIFQSSYTSDLPCAVSLFPGIYLDGKNIDPVTVCSYAI, encoded by the exons ATGGATTCTTCACTGTCTTTGGAGATCCAGTGCTCGATGTGCTTATGTGATTTCACCGATCCGGTCACTCTACCTTGTGAGCACTCCTTTTGCCACCATTGCATTACGGGCCACCTGCAGACCAGCCTGGGTCCGAGCTGCTGCCCGGAGTGCCGAAGTCCCTACACTGATCAGGATCTGCGACGCAACCGGCTGCTGAGGAACATGACGGATACTGTTCGAGGGCATCTCGAGAACCAGCAAACCCGGTCGATATCCTGTCCCCCAAGTCGTGCCCCGAGTAACACTCTGATATGCACTGAGCATGATGAGATACTGAAGCTCTTCTGTGTAACAGACCAGAAACtcgtgtgtgtggtgtgtagagATGGAGAAAAGCATCGGGGACACGAGTTCAAACCTGTAAAGGAGGCAGCTCAGGGAGTCAAG AGTACAGTGAAGGGGACTCTGGGCTTCCTGATCAAGGAGAATAAAGAGCTGGATCACCTTAGTAATAAGCAGACACTGGAGGCTACAAAGACCCAG ATGAGGTCCAAAGACCTGAAAGCCCAGATCTCTGCTGAGTTTGAAGAGATGCACCGGTTTCTGAGGaagaaggaggaggaggtaAAGAAAAAACTAGACACTGAGGAGACGAatattgttgagaaaatgtgCAGGAACAAGTACATCATCAATGAACGACTGATGACTGGAAAGGAGCTGGAGATTATTTGTCAGTCTGCTCTGGATATTGATCAACCTGACCACTTTTTACAG TGGTGGAATGAAAAAGGACTTTCAGTTACAGAAGGGATGAAGGCAAAAAGCAACAAGGGACCCGAAATCAA GTACAACTCACGGGTAAAGGATCTTAAAGTGATGCCACACACTCTCTTTCTTGGGCCTCTGGAGACTCACCTCAAGTTCTTTGTATGGAAGGAGATGCTGGAAACTATTAAACCAG TTCCAGAGCTTTTAAACTTAAAGGATACAACCGACTCCTACCTGAAGTTGTCACCAGGAAAATTGAGCGTACGCCAGGCTGATAGACAGTCCGGGTACTATAAGGAATACAATCCCGGCGTCATCTCCACAGAGACCTATGACAGAGGCCAGCACTATTGGGAGTTTGAAGTTGGGAAGAAGCTGGACTGGAGTATTGGAGTAACGACTGAGATGAAGAAAAAAGCCAAAGAGAAGCAAACTAATGAAGTCCATCTCCACCTTAAACACGACAAAGGATACACCCTCACTTCACATGATAAAGAGATGTCCATTGGCATTAAGAGAAAGCCCAGTCAAATCGGACTGTATCTGGACTGTGAAAGAAAAGTGGTGTCTTTCTACGATGCAGACATCATGTCTCTGATCTTTCAGTCCAGCTATACCTCAGACCTGCCCTGCGCTGTGAGTCTTTTTCCGGGAATTTACCTGGATGGAAAGAACATAGATCCTGTCACTGTGTGTTCCTATGCCATCTAG